DNA from Scheffersomyces stipitis CBS 6054 chromosome 1, whole genome shotgun sequence:
TCTTGATCAGGAAGTTGCAGCAGTCGTCATAGGTCTGTCTGAGTTCCTCGAGGAGCGAGAGCTGAGGGGGTTTTTTTCGGAACATTCTGATCTATATTGCTCAGCTACAGACAATGAACAGACAGCGTATAGATATGGACCTCTAGACCTATCGACTTGCTAAAGAATGAGTGAAAGAACGAGCTTGTAAAGAAAGAACGGAAAACTGAAGAGAGTTCAGGAATTCTTGGTAGTGTAGCTGAATAGTGTTGCTATTCCTGGAGTTGCGCCGCGAGGTGAAATTCTGTGCTGGTGGAAAAAATCTAGGCGAGAGTAGACAGAGACAAGACGAATTGATAGATGAGCCAGATAATAGAAGTTACTCTGTCTGATAGTGGCAGCGATGTGTCTGGCAATACGGGATGGTATATATGTTAGCTAGCTACAGATACCTGTTCAACTTTCTTATCAGTCTTTCTTATTGACAGCTGGGTATTATCTTATTATTGGGGGCATTCGGGAGCACACGACACAGCCAGATAACCTAATAATATGTGGAGATTCAGGAACCTCGTCACATTCCGACGTTAGATCCTATTGAAACCAGCAACAAGTAAAGAGGCCCCTGGAGTTTTGGAGCGCTCCTCTTGCACGAGACTTGAAGGTCTCTTCTCTTCGTGCTCTTAAATAGCCTTTTTAGTGTCTCACCATTGGCCCTAATCGTCTCTTTCTGTTGCGGTGGGGATCAGCCGCACCGTTCTAGAAGCTTACAATTTTCCATGATAATCTCAGACAGTGATACAATAAACTACAATATGTTTCTAATACTTCTACTCTCTACGCTTTTACACATCTGTAGTGATATAACGGGATACTCTAAAGTTTCCAACCTCAAGAATATTCTTTTTAACCACGTTCATCTGTCCGAATGTTTGTCAACAGCTGGCTAACAGCTCCAATGCCAATACCAGAAAAATCTCTGACCCGCCACAGCTGTCCGAAGACATGCATCTTCCTAACTTAATAGGCAAGATACAACTGCCGCGGGCTTTCGGAGACCGAGCGAGACATTCTACTACCGACACCAGAACATTACACTGGCCAGTTGccaaatttcaaattcgGAGGCAACTTTCAAGGTGCTCTCCAAAAAAACTGGAAAGCAAAGCTTTCGAGCAGCGCTGCTTCCTTAAATAGTAGCACGTCTTGGGCCGGGTAACACATCGTCCAataatgaaaaaaattcaGTTACGGTTTATAGTCACGTGTTGTGAACCCTCATTCCAATTCCGGAATCTGGAGTAACCAAATAATTGTCGTGTAGTTTAAAATTGTAATTCTAGTTCTAGTCTCTCTAACCTGAACATCATTCCCGTTATTGCTACGAAATGGAAGTTCGGGACTTGCTAGCCACCGTTGCAGCGTTTGTGGTGACGACCTTGGCCTTtttattgaagaacacCATTGCCCTCGTTGCCTATGCTTATCAGAACTACCCAGAATATACTTCTATAGTATTTGCAATCATTGGTGTCTATCTCGTATATAAGTTTGTggtcaagatcttcaagatgtggCTCAATCTTTTGATTGCCACCATCAAGACATTCTTGGTATTGGCCACTTTGGCTGTTGCTGCGACTATTTACCTTCGTGGGTGGGGAAAATTCGTAAATCAAGATATTCCTTTTTTAGTTGATGTCGCCAAGAGTATCACCTCTAATGAGCCTGATAATCAAAATTCGTTTTGGTTGGTACATGGACTCCTCGGTAATCAAAAGGTGTactcgttcttgaagaatggGTTCCAGAACGCTGGCGAATCGGCATCATCAATCTTAGAGGATGCAGAATTTGATATTGATCCAAATGCATATTTCGAGTACATGAACGAgaacttctacaagaacaaggaagaCTTCAACTACGAGAACATCAAGAGAGCTCTTGATGAAGGTTTTGAGAACCTCGAGGACTACTTGAGCTCCAAGGGTCTCGATATCAATGATCTTGGTAACGAGTTGGTCAACAAGATTCTCCAGGCTGGTCGCTAGAACATGAATACAAGATTCATCTTAATAAATAGATATGTATAGTATTAATTTATCGCCTAATTGTGTATTTACTGTCTTGAGCTGTTGCTGCTTGTATCTATATCCGATTCCTTGTCCTTGTTCTTTTGTTCTGGCTCCTCGTCAATACATTGCAAGCCTCGGTCTACCACGAAGATGGTAGAGATAAAACAAACTGCAATGAGAGGCAAGCAGATGTAGAAATAGTTCTTGATGGCTTTCATGTACATCTCTCTAACTACCACTTGTTGGGCGTGGTTAAGCTTGGATGTATCAACTCTGCTGTAGATGTGATCCTTCAAGTAGTCCAAATAACCGTCCAATATGCTACCTTCATTCTTGGATTCTCTTCTGATTTCCCTTAACAAACTATTGCTGACAATCATGGAAGCAATAGAAATGCCTACTGAACCACCAAAGGATCTCAAAACGTTTCTGGCACTGATAACAATCGCTCTGTCTGATTTTTTGGCTTGACTCTGAGCAGCAACCATTGTAGGCTGGAAAGTCCACCCAACGCCTACTCCCATAACTAACAAAATGACAACTATGACTCCCCAGTTGGTCTGCGTGTTGAAGATATACAAGAGCCCACAGCTAACTGTCCAGAGCCCATATCCCATAAGAATAATATTCTTGTAGTGGCCAAAATAACTTATCAAGGTTCCTCCAATGATGGAAGCTATAGATTGCGTAAGCACTAATGGTAACAAAATAATCGAGGCATGGATCGAATCGAGTCCTCGAACGATTTGCAAGTAGTATGGCAAGTAATACGTAAATCCGTAGTAAGCCATTCCGTATAGGAAATTGGAACCCAAGATAAGAGATAGGGAGGGACTGGCGAAAATTCTCAAAGGAATCATTGGAAGTTCAGCAAGCTTCCATTCGATGTAGATaaaaacaaagaaactCAACCCACCTGATACGAACATACCAATAATGAGAGGACTGTTCCAAGGGTAAGATGAACCACCGCCACTGATGGGAATGAGCAACAATGTAAGACTTGCAGTACTGAAAAACATCCCCAAGTAgtcaatcttcttgaatttctcttttctgGACAAAACGTTGTTGAGTTGACTAGCATTTTTCTTACCATCAATCAAAAAGTAGATGGTAACCATCACGCTTATAACCAAGGGAATCATCATGTAGTAGAAGTCTCTCCAAGTTGTGTGTTCTACGAAAGCTGCCATAATGAAGGGACCCAAAGCATTCGCTAAACCGACCTGAGCACCTAATATACCCTGATACTTTCCCCTTTGCTTCAAGGTACAAATATCGCTCAACATCACCATGGTCAACGATTGAGTACCTCCACATCCAATACCAGCAATCGCTCTAAAGATATAGAATTCCACCCCAGTCCGAGAAACTGCACATCCAATGTCTGCTACTGCTTGTGTACCAAGAGAAAAGAGCAAAATATTCTTTCTGCCAAAGATGTCTGCTAGTCTTCCAAAGAGAACTTGGCAAACACAGTTGGCCAATAAGGCGGCTGTTCCCGCCCAGTTGATAGTGGTTTCAGCTCTTAAATCCTTGGCTATGGCTGGTAATGCTATGGTTATACTTGTCTGGTCCGCGAACGATGCAAATAGACCTAGCGATAAGGCTGCAAGACAGACTATGATTTTTTTTGTAGGAAGAATATTGAGATGGGCATCTCCTAGCCTGTCATCCAAGGCTTGCTTCTCTATTACTTGTGAATCATTTACATCTATAACCCTTGACGTTTGTACCTTGATATCCTCCATAGGGATATTCTTATCATGTTGAGATGGTTTTTCGGAATTGTTCATCGCGGTTCCGAAATCGCAGTTATAAAAAATAGTTGTATAGAATGCGATAAGCTGTCAAAAGatattttcttgaacttaATCGTGGGACTTCTTGTTACAAAGTCTTTTTTGGTGAATGCTGCTATGCAAAGAGGATTTTGCTGTTCTCTTGTACTATCTTGATGATATCACTCGCGTGAGTATAAGAGAGGGATCTAAAGTTTAGGGAAAAATTTTCTATAATGAGACTACCCTTTTGGCTTATTGCTGCATCTCAACTCGGTCCGAGAATCCGTCGGTTTTATGTGCGGATTTGGACATGGGGCCGCTACCGCACTGACACTTCCTCCAGTTAAATTCAGAGACTCGGGAAATATTAGTAATCACTTAACGAGCTCATAACTATGGTGGTACCCCGTTGAAGTAGTAGAGTGTGCTTTTAGAATTCTTGGAAGTCTTGGAACTCTTGGAAGTCTTGTTAAGTGTTGAAAAAACTGTTGCCTGGTAGGTCTTGTACTGAGCTAATTAATTATTTTGTGAGCGAGTTAAATTATTTGGCAATTTAAGCAAAATATTGCGAAAAGTTGCAATCgaattgcaattgttatCGTAGAAGAGACTGCTACGATTTTCTAAGGAAATAAAATAACTTATATACCATTAAGGAAATCATGCCGATACAACTGAATCAGATGGTCAATGTAGTCCGTCTTACTATTTTACCTTTATAGACTCTAACCATTATATAAATTCATGaattccaattctcttACTTAACTACAGCAGCCTTGGGTATATTTGAGAGACAATTTCTGGACTATTCCGCtattttcttgaattggCTGATATTAACAGAGTATTCATAAATGAAAGTGGCAATTATTGCCGAATGCTACAAAGGTATATAGAATTGTGTTTGACAAACATTAGATAAAGAAACAGCTGGGAGACTGCTCATACTTTGCACAAGAACATTTGACTCCCTGGAGAGCAATAATGTTATAAAAAAATACATCTCAATCAAGAAAAGTGCAGTTTTTACAACTTCTCCATAAGATTGAAAACCGAGTTACCTTTTTGTGAGTTTTATTCTCAGTTTACATCACTCTGAGAGGCATTACTATCGGAAAAGAGGGCTTCTCCAGATTATGAGGTTGCGGATTTTGAAGCTTCCGAAGCTCCCATTCAGATATCTAAATTATGATTAGCATATCTATTCACCAAGCATTTATTGCGATTTAGAGTCCAACTTATTTACTAAACCTTCTTCTCCCGACTCCGAATGTTTGGACGAAGCCCAAGGCTACCTGCACTTGAAACTGCCAATTATCCAAGTGATATCACTTGGCAACTGTTTGGTAATACCAGGTTTGACCCTTCATTCTGGTAAGCGTGTttgattctgaaattgacaTGGGATCTTAAAGCTCCTCCAGTGATCATCCCATGTGGTGattctacaattgcaattgaaaaattgtcAGATAAGATAAGGTGGAGGTGACATCAAAGACTTCTCTACGAAATTCGGAATAAAACTACTCATCCTTGAtaaacaagaacaagagaaaggCAAAATCAAACCTTTAAGCAACTGTCACCAACAAGATCGCCTCATCGAACTTGGTTGGCGCCATACACGTATTGAAATCATTAGTGGTACACTCGGGTGCATTGGGCAAGACTTTACGCAGAAGTAAGTAGCCCTTTGTGAAAAACCCTACTCCTATGAACAGAACTAGAGCTAGAAATACCAGCACCACAAGATAGCCTATAAAGGtgattttcaacttttgctGTCGGATCTTTGATCGCAGCTGTGGATGGAACTGCTGGTTTGATTGCTGGCCGGTTGGTCACCGAAGTGTCGATATCAACTGATTCCATTCAATATATGGTTTTACTGAACGATTTGAAATGTGAGAATGAAATGGCTGAAATGTTAGATAGAATTGTTTAATATTTTATTAGAACATTGATCTGAGATAATATTTGTATAGCATTGATAAGACTGATATTGCTATGAAACTGCTTATTTAATCGTTTTACTATGATGTCTACTTTGCTTTGTTTCGTGATTTGATGATTCTCTGATTGATAGTTAGATTTGTTTTCGAATTTTTCTTTGCAGGAGTGGTTCTATATGAAATAATTCAGCGCTAGTGGGTTTGCAAGCTGATGGCAGAGGAGAATTGAGCCCGGTCTTCTTATCGAAGATATTCTTCTGTCAAAACAGCGTGAATGCGGGACATAtcagaatttgaaatagCTGGATATTACTTCAGCTACtactttcttttcctctaCTTATATTCTTCATAATAATACACTACAACCACGGCTCCATACAATTCACATTTTTAGGTAATGAATACGAACAATACGATATGTTGTAGGAAGAGAATCTGCATCAGAGAGATGATTCGAGGGAGGTGGTTAGTCAGCTTAGGAACAACCACAGGAACGATCTGAAGTTTGACAAAGTTGGAGCCCTTGAAAAGAGATTACAGGACATGAGAGCCAGTAACGACAAATTGAGTGGAAGGCCACAACCTGCTTCCAACACTTCGACGGTAGAAACCCCAACTTTTGGCCATGACAATTCAATGAGTTCTGGAGGTGCCACTAGATCGGATTTTCATGTGACACCTCCACACTCTGCAAAGCAgagttgatccagaactCTTTACACACCAATGGTaagagttgaaaatttcTGGGGTTTACAATTGTATCACATACGAAGAAATTCTTTGATTAATTCAAATTTAATGTATTATAAGGTTAGCATGTATCATGTATAGTattcatatatatatatttaacTATTGGGAAATTCGTTAAGTGTACAAACTTAGTGAATTTTTCTGAAGTTATGGAAATTGCTTACTACTAGATAAACTCAAACGCAATATCCTGTCAGTAGAATTTAGTATGCGGAAAGCGGATAAATTCTATCCTTTCCAGTTTCCTAcaatagtgaaaaaaaaagCGGACAAGACAACCTATGGAAACACCGAAATTCAGCCTCTCCAAGCTTTCCGATCTGGTTCTTGCTCTGTGAAATATGCATCCCTTTTCGGTACCTGACCACATTTCCGCTTAATAAAATCTCTCTAACGTAATCGGAAAATTAGGATCTTAAGCTTTGCTTCCCTTGGATACTCTGGTTTCTACTTTGGGGTCTGCATAGCATAGGTCAGAGACTTAGAATAGAGAAAATCGGCGGACCTATTTTCCTTGGTCTCGTGTGAATGAGTGGGAAAAGCAGCAATATTATtggaaatggctgcgaattcGTTGTGTCGTAACCAGAAGATGCGCTTAAGCAAAGAGAATACTCAGAGCGAATATAAGGTGTGTGAATGTTCACAAAAGAGCTAAAACAGGCGAATAAATTGAGGTAGATGGCTGTGATTGATATGATAATCTGAAATATTGGCCAATCGGATTGAACAACATTGTATCGGAGGTTACAAGAAAGATTTCACGGAAATGTTTTGAAAAAGCATGGAGATGAAGGTGAGTACCAAATCAACGCATTAACTTCCTACCAACAGATAAAAGTACTTTCGGAGTACAGCTCTTCTACGTGATATTCGGCTCCGAGTTGTTACGTCCCGGTGATAATACTGTGAGTTCAGTGTCCGAGAGTAAAGCTTTTCTCCATGATAGCGTAGACCTCGACGTCGGCGATAACTCGGTAGTATAACTTCAGAAATATGAGATCGGCCGAGATTGAAATCTGgagagttgaagttggaaaactaCATAAGGAGCAGTTCTTGACAAGAATCCATGAAAAAGAATTCTCCTTTGAACAATATTAGTCAATTGCTTAATATTACTCACTCTACTCTTTAATCGGAATGTCctcttcaattgaataCAAAAAGCTTGGTGCCTCTGGTTTGGCTATTTCTCCTATCATCGTGGGATGCATGTCCTACGGTAAGAAATTTTGGGCCGACTGGGTTatggaagatgaagaacagatcttcaaaatcttgaagaagtgcTACGACTCTGGTATTAGAACTTTTGATACTGCTGACTTGTACTCCAATGGTCATTCGGAAGTTATCTTGGgtaagttcttgaagaagtacaaTATTCCAAGAGAGAAAGTTGTAATTTTAACTAAGTGCTTCTGTCTAATTGACACAAATATCCCTGATTTAAACATCGAAACGCAATACAATTACCCATCCTATGAGTTTGTTCATAACCAGGGTTTGTCAAGAAAGCATATTTTCGATGCCGTCAAAGGTTCAGTTGAAAGATTGGGAACCTACATCGATGTCTTGCAAATTCACAGATTGGATGAGGAGACCCCAAAGGCTGAAATTATGAGAGCCTTGCACGATGTCGTTTCTAGTGGTGATGTCAGGTATATCGGTGCTTCCTCTATGAGAGCCGCTGACTTC
Protein-coding regions in this window:
- the AAD2 gene encoding aryl-alcohol dehydrogenases, with the translated sequence MSSSIEYKKLGASGLAISPIIVGCMSYGKKFWADWVMEDEEQIFKILKKCYDSGIRTFDTADLYSNGHSEVILGKFLKKYNIPREKVVILTKCFCLIDTNIPDLNIETQYNYPSYEFVHNQGLSRKHIFDAVKGSVERLGTYIDVLQIHRLDEETPKAEIMRALHDVVSSGDVRYIGASSMRAADFVELQFIADKNGWTKFISMQNFYNLIYREEEREMIPFCNDNSLGKVGLIPWSPIARGLLARPLGVESNHNRSADTDLAFEFFGLANLTEADKEIIKRVEEVAKKHEVSMAVISSAWVLSKGAFPIIGLNSEARVDDALNSLTVKLTDEEVAYLEEPYKPKPVYGFQHFK
- the SGE1.3 gene encoding suppressor of gal11 null (similar to MFS efflux transporter suppressor of gal11 null), translated to MEDIKVQTSRVIDVNDSQVIEKQALDDRLGDAHLNILPTKKIIVCLAALSLGLFASFADQTSITIALPAIAKDLRAETTINWAGTAALLANCVCQVLFGRLADIFGRKNILLFSLGTQAVADIGCAVSRTGVEFYIFRAIAGIGCGGTQSLTMVMLSDICTLKQRGKYQGILGAQVGLANALGPFIMAAFVEHTTWRDFYYMMIPLVISVMVTIYFLIDGKKNASQLNNVLSRKEKFKKIDYLGMFFSTASLTLLLIPISGGGSSYPWNSPLIIGMFVSGGLSFFVFIYIEWKLAELPMIPLRIFASPSLSLILGSNFLYGMAYYGFTYYLPYYLQIVRGLDSIHASIILLPLVLTQSIASIIGGTLISYFGHYKNIILMGYGLWTVSCGLLYIFNTQTNWGVIVVILLVMGVGVGWTFQPTMVAAQSQAKKSDRAIVISARNVLRSFGGSVGISIASMIVSNSLLREIRRESKNEGSILDGYLDYLKDHIYSRVDTSKLNHAQQVVVREMYMKAIKNYFYICLPLIAVCFISTIFVVDRGLQCIDEEPEQKNKDKESDIDTSSNSSRQ
- a CDS encoding predicted protein, with the protein product MEVRDLLATVAAFVVTTLAFLLKNTIALVAYAYQNYPEYTSIVFAIIGVYLVYKFVVKIFKMWLNLLIATIKTFLVLATLAVAATIYLRGWGKFVNQDIPFLVDVAKSITSNEPDNQNSFWLVHGLLGNQKVYSFLKNGFQNAGESASSILEDAEFDIDPNAYFEYMNENFYKNKEDFNYENIKRALDEGFENLEDYLSSKGLDINDLGN